From Streptomyces sp. NBC_00370, a single genomic window includes:
- a CDS encoding cobyric acid synthase yields the protein MRGGGLLVAGTTSDAGKSVVTAGICRWLVRQGVKVAPFKGQNMSLNSFVTREGAEIGRAQAMQAQAARVEPTALMNPVLLKPGGDRSSQVILMGRPVGELSARGYHGGRQAELLQPVLDCLDELRSTYDAVICEGAGSPAEINLRRTDIVNMGIARAAQLPVVIVGDIDRGGVFASFFGTTALLSEADQSLVAGYLINKFRGDVSLLEPGLDMLKGLTGRATYGVLPWRTGLGIDEEDGLRVSQHGTVRESRVAPPYGEDVLRVAVCAVPLMSNFTDVDALAAEPGVVVRFVDRPEELADADLVVVPGTRGTVKALGWLRERGLADAIARRAADGRPVLGICGGYQMLGERVEDDVESRAGVVPGLGLLPVRVRFAVAKTLARPVGHALGEAVEGYEIHHGVADVRGGEPFVVDGEGRALDGCRVGAVRGTHWHGALESDAFRRRFLTEVAREAGRRFVPAPDTSFGELREAQLDLLGDLVEEHADTAALMRLIEDGAPTGLPFVPPGAP from the coding sequence ATGAGGGGCGGCGGACTGCTGGTCGCGGGCACGACGTCCGACGCGGGCAAGAGCGTCGTTACGGCGGGCATCTGCCGGTGGCTGGTGCGCCAGGGGGTGAAGGTCGCGCCCTTCAAGGGGCAGAACATGTCGCTCAACTCGTTCGTGACGCGCGAGGGCGCGGAGATCGGCCGGGCCCAGGCCATGCAGGCACAGGCCGCCAGGGTCGAGCCGACGGCGCTGATGAATCCGGTACTGCTCAAGCCGGGCGGCGACCGCAGCAGCCAAGTGATCCTGATGGGGCGGCCGGTGGGCGAGCTGAGCGCGCGCGGCTACCACGGCGGCCGGCAGGCCGAACTGCTCCAGCCCGTGCTGGACTGCCTCGATGAGCTGCGGAGCACGTACGACGCGGTGATCTGCGAAGGCGCCGGCAGTCCCGCCGAGATCAACCTCCGCCGTACCGACATCGTGAACATGGGCATCGCGCGGGCCGCCCAACTGCCGGTCGTGATCGTCGGGGACATCGACAGGGGCGGGGTCTTCGCCTCCTTCTTCGGCACGACGGCGCTGCTGAGCGAGGCGGACCAGTCGCTGGTCGCCGGGTATCTGATCAACAAGTTCCGCGGCGACGTGTCGTTGCTCGAACCGGGGCTCGACATGCTGAAGGGGCTGACCGGGCGCGCCACCTACGGGGTGCTGCCGTGGCGGACCGGGCTCGGCATCGACGAGGAGGACGGGCTGCGGGTGTCGCAGCACGGCACCGTACGCGAGTCGCGCGTCGCGCCGCCGTACGGCGAGGACGTGCTGCGGGTGGCGGTGTGCGCGGTGCCGCTGATGTCCAACTTCACCGATGTGGACGCACTGGCGGCCGAACCGGGTGTGGTGGTGCGGTTCGTCGACCGGCCCGAGGAACTGGCCGACGCCGACCTGGTGGTGGTGCCCGGCACGCGCGGCACGGTGAAGGCGCTCGGCTGGCTGCGGGAGCGCGGCCTGGCCGACGCGATAGCCCGGCGGGCGGCGGACGGCAGGCCGGTGCTGGGGATCTGCGGCGGGTACCAGATGCTCGGCGAACGGGTCGAGGACGACGTCGAGTCGCGGGCCGGCGTGGTGCCGGGGCTCGGACTGCTGCCGGTGCGGGTGCGGTTCGCCGTGGCGAAGACGCTGGCCCGGCCGGTGGGTCACGCGCTGGGCGAGGCCGTCGAGGGGTACGAGATCCATCACGGCGTGGCGGACGTGCGGGGCGGCGAGCCGTTCGTGGTCGACGGGGAGGGGCGGGCGCTGGACGGCTGCCGGGTGGGTGCGGTGCGGGGCACGCACTGGCACGGGGCGCTGGAGAGCGACGCGTTCCGGCGGCGGTTCCTCACGGAGGTGGCGCGGGAGGCGGGGCGGCGGTTCGTGCCGGCGCCCGACACGAGTTTCGGGGAGCTGCGGGAGGCGCAGCTGGACCTGCTGGGTGATCTGGTCGAGGAGCACGCCGATACGGCCGCGCTGATGCGGCTGATCGAGGACGGGGCGCCGACGGGGCTGCCGTTCGTTCCGCCGGGTGCGCCGTGA
- the cobC gene encoding Rv2231c family pyridoxal phosphate-dependent protein CobC: protein MHTPTDAPDLRHHGDAEVRDGRHGLVDLAVNVRTGTPPDWLRERIASSLTGLAAYPDGRAARAAVAARHGLPPERVLLTAGAAEAFVLLARALPCRRPVVVHPQFTEPESALLDAGHEVRRVLLGARDGFRLDPDAVPDDADLVVIGNPTNPTSVLHPAAAVAQLARPGRTLVVDEAFMDAVPGEPEALAARTDVPGLVVVRSLTKTWGLAGLRIGYVLADPATVAALERAQPLWPVSTPALAAAEACMTPTALAEAEQAARLIAVERAHLLAGLTEFDEVRAVEAAEGPFVLVRMERADSVRARLRTLGFAARRGDTFPGLGRNWLRLAVRDRPTTNRFLQALDQALTAVGP, encoded by the coding sequence ATGCACACACCCACTGACGCCCCCGATCTGCGCCACCACGGTGACGCGGAGGTGCGCGACGGCAGGCACGGACTGGTCGACCTCGCGGTCAATGTCCGCACCGGCACTCCACCGGACTGGCTGCGCGAGCGCATCGCCTCGTCGCTGACGGGGCTCGCCGCCTATCCCGACGGGCGGGCGGCGCGCGCCGCCGTCGCGGCCCGGCACGGGCTGCCGCCGGAGCGGGTGCTGCTCACGGCGGGCGCCGCCGAGGCGTTCGTCCTGCTCGCCCGCGCGCTGCCGTGCCGGCGCCCGGTCGTGGTGCATCCGCAGTTCACCGAACCCGAGTCGGCGCTGCTGGACGCGGGTCACGAGGTACGCCGGGTGCTGCTGGGCGCGCGGGACGGTTTCCGGCTCGACCCGGACGCCGTGCCCGACGACGCGGACCTGGTGGTGATCGGGAATCCGACCAACCCGACGTCCGTGCTGCACCCGGCGGCCGCTGTCGCTCAACTCGCCCGTCCTGGGCGGACGTTGGTGGTGGACGAGGCCTTCATGGACGCGGTGCCCGGCGAACCGGAGGCGCTGGCAGCGCGTACGGACGTGCCGGGGCTCGTGGTGGTGCGCAGCCTCACGAAGACCTGGGGCCTCGCCGGGCTGCGGATCGGTTACGTACTGGCCGATCCTGCGACGGTCGCGGCCCTGGAGCGGGCCCAGCCGCTGTGGCCGGTCTCGACACCGGCCCTGGCGGCCGCCGAGGCGTGTATGACGCCGACGGCGCTGGCCGAGGCGGAGCAGGCGGCGCGGCTGATCGCCGTGGAGCGTGCCCATCTGCTGGCGGGGCTCACCGAGTTCGACGAGGTACGGGCCGTCGAGGCGGCCGAGGGTCCCTTCGTACTCGTACGGATGGAGCGGGCCGATTCGGTACGGGCCCGGCTGCGCACGCTGGGCTTCGCCGCGCGCCGGGGCGACACCTTCCCCGGGCTCGGCAGGAACTGGCTGCGGCTCGCGGTACGGGACAGACCCACGACCAACCGCTTCCTCCAGGCG
- a CDS encoding ZIP family metal transporter gives MAVFVALGAFLMTLFGGWTAQRVTDRRHLVLGLAGGLMLGVVGLDLLPEAVRAAGGDVFGVPQALLLFVGGFLVAHLVERLLAVRQTSHGADPQDDGRDLHAPASRVPQVGLTAAAAMVGHSLMDGVALGAAFQVNGAIGTSVALAVIAHDFADGFNTYTITSLYGNDRRKALTMLVADAVAPVVGAASTLLFTLPEEALGSYLGFFGGALLYLAAAEILPEAHHEHPARSTLLFTVLGVGFIWLVVGLAG, from the coding sequence ATGGCGGTGTTCGTCGCGCTCGGCGCGTTCCTCATGACGCTGTTCGGCGGCTGGACGGCGCAACGCGTCACCGACCGCCGCCACCTCGTGCTGGGGCTGGCCGGGGGACTGATGCTCGGCGTCGTCGGCCTCGACCTGCTGCCCGAAGCGGTACGGGCGGCGGGCGGCGACGTCTTCGGCGTGCCCCAGGCGCTGCTGCTGTTCGTCGGCGGCTTCCTCGTCGCCCATCTGGTGGAACGGCTGCTCGCCGTCCGGCAGACCTCCCACGGCGCCGATCCGCAGGACGACGGCCGCGACCTGCACGCACCGGCGTCCCGGGTGCCGCAGGTCGGCCTGACCGCCGCCGCCGCGATGGTGGGCCACAGCCTGATGGACGGGGTGGCGCTCGGCGCGGCCTTCCAGGTCAACGGCGCGATCGGCACGTCCGTCGCGCTCGCCGTCATCGCCCATGACTTCGCGGACGGCTTCAACACGTACACGATCACCAGCCTGTACGGGAACGACCGCCGCAAAGCGCTCACGATGCTCGTCGCCGACGCCGTGGCGCCCGTGGTCGGCGCGGCCTCCACCCTGCTGTTCACGCTCCCCGAGGAGGCGCTGGGCAGCTATCTCGGCTTCTTCGGCGGCGCCCTGCTCTACCTGGCCGCCGCCGAGATCCTGCCCGAGGCCCACCACGAGCACCCCGCCCGCTCCACCCTGCTCTTCACGGTCCTCGGTGTGGGCTTCATCTGGCTGGTCGTCGGGCTCGCCGGCTGA
- the cobO gene encoding cob(I)yrinic acid a,c-diamide adenosyltransferase: MPQGQPESVPNDGLTTRQRRNRPLVLVHTGTGKGKSTAAFGLALRAWTQGWPVGVFQFVKSAKWKVGEEQALKVLGASGEGGTVAWHKMGEGWSWVQRDSQLSNEEAAREGWEQVKRDLAAETHKLYVLDEFAYPLHWGWVDTAEVIEVLRDRPGTQHVVITGRNAPQELMDFADLVTEMTKVKHPMDAGQKGQRGIEW, translated from the coding sequence ATGCCGCAGGGACAGCCGGAGTCGGTGCCGAACGATGGTCTGACGACCCGTCAGCGCCGTAACCGTCCGCTGGTGCTGGTCCATACGGGCACCGGCAAGGGCAAGTCGACCGCCGCTTTCGGGCTCGCGCTGCGGGCCTGGACGCAGGGGTGGCCGGTCGGGGTCTTCCAGTTCGTGAAGTCGGCGAAGTGGAAGGTCGGTGAGGAGCAGGCGCTGAAGGTGCTGGGGGCGAGCGGCGAGGGCGGCACGGTCGCCTGGCACAAGATGGGCGAGGGCTGGTCGTGGGTGCAGCGGGACAGCCAGCTGTCCAACGAGGAGGCGGCGCGCGAGGGTTGGGAGCAGGTCAAGCGTGATCTGGCGGCCGAGACCCACAAGCTTTACGTCCTGGACGAGTTCGCCTACCCGCTGCACTGGGGGTGGGTCGACACCGCTGAGGTGATCGAGGTGCTGCGGGACCGTCCCGGTACCCAGCACGTGGTGATCACCGGACGCAACGCACCTCAGGAGCTGATGGACTTCGCCGATCTGGTCACGGAGATGACGAAGGTCAAGCACCCGATGGACGCGGGTCAGAAGGGCCAGCGGGGCATCGAGTGGTGA
- a CDS encoding cobyrinate a,c-diamide synthase has product MVIPRLVIAAPSSGSGKTTVATGLMAAFSERGLAVSPHKVGPDYIDPGYHTLAVSGAAGGRPGRNLDSFMCGTGLIGPLFAHGARGCDLAVVEGVMGLYDGASDQGELASTAQVSKLLRAPVVLVVDASSQSRSVAALVHGFASWDPEVRIGGVILNKVASDRHERLLRDALDGSGVPVLGVLRRTDQVGTPSRHLGLVPVAERHADALEATRALADRVRAGCDLDALLALARSAPPLDTAVWSPETEPVGGPRPVVAVAGGAAFTFSYAEHTELLTAAGADVVPFDPLHDEALPEGTRGLVIGGGFPEVYAPELSANEPLRKAVAELAYSGAPVAAECAGLLYLARSLDDRPMCGVLAADGRMSGRLTLGYREAVAVGDSALAVAGTRVRGHEFHRTVLDPAAGAAPAWGVVRPERRVEGFVTGGVHASYLHTHWAATPEMARRFVAGCAR; this is encoded by the coding sequence GTGGTGATCCCCCGGCTGGTGATCGCGGCGCCGTCGTCGGGGAGCGGCAAGACGACCGTGGCGACGGGTCTGATGGCCGCTTTCTCGGAGCGCGGTCTGGCCGTCTCGCCGCACAAGGTCGGGCCCGACTACATCGATCCCGGCTATCACACACTGGCCGTGTCGGGCGCCGCGGGCGGCAGGCCCGGCCGTAACCTCGACTCCTTCATGTGCGGTACGGGGCTGATCGGGCCGCTGTTCGCGCACGGCGCGCGGGGGTGTGACCTCGCGGTCGTCGAAGGCGTCATGGGGCTGTACGACGGCGCTTCGGACCAGGGCGAACTGGCCTCGACGGCGCAGGTGTCGAAGCTGCTGCGGGCGCCGGTGGTGCTGGTCGTGGACGCGTCGTCGCAGTCGCGTTCCGTCGCGGCGCTGGTGCACGGCTTCGCCTCCTGGGACCCGGAGGTGCGGATCGGCGGGGTGATCCTCAACAAGGTCGCTTCCGACCGGCACGAGCGGCTGCTGCGCGACGCGCTGGACGGTTCCGGGGTGCCGGTGCTCGGGGTGCTGCGCCGGACGGACCAGGTGGGCACGCCGTCGCGGCATCTGGGGCTCGTACCGGTCGCGGAGCGGCACGCGGACGCGCTGGAGGCGACGCGGGCGCTGGCCGACCGGGTCAGGGCGGGGTGCGATCTGGACGCGCTGCTGGCGCTGGCCCGTAGCGCTCCCCCGCTGGACACGGCCGTCTGGTCGCCCGAGACGGAGCCGGTGGGCGGGCCGAGGCCCGTGGTCGCCGTCGCCGGCGGGGCCGCGTTCACCTTCTCGTACGCCGAGCACACGGAGCTGCTGACGGCGGCGGGCGCCGATGTCGTCCCGTTCGACCCGCTCCATGACGAGGCGCTGCCGGAGGGGACGCGCGGGCTGGTGATCGGCGGCGGGTTCCCCGAGGTGTACGCGCCTGAGCTGTCCGCCAACGAGCCGCTGCGCAAGGCCGTCGCCGAGCTGGCCTACAGCGGCGCGCCGGTGGCCGCCGAGTGTGCCGGGCTGCTGTATCTGGCGCGTTCCCTGGACGACAGGCCGATGTGCGGGGTGCTGGCGGCGGACGGCCGGATGTCGGGGCGGCTGACGCTCGGCTACCGGGAGGCGGTCGCGGTCGGTGACAGCGCGCTGGCCGTCGCGGGGACGCGGGTGCGCGGGCACGAGTTCCACCGGACGGTGCTGGATCCGGCGGCGGGCGCGGCGCCTGCCTGGGGTGTGGTGCGCCCGGAGCGGCGGGTCGAGGGGTTCGTCACGGGCGGGGTGCACGCCAGCTATCTGCACACGCACTGGGCGGCGACGCCGGAGATGGCACGGCGGTTCGTCGCCGGATGCGCGCGGTGA
- a CDS encoding putative cobaltochelatase — protein MSTPFPFTAVVGMDDLRLALLLNAVSPAVGGVLVRGEKGTAKSTAVRALSALLPEVSVVPGCRFSCDPASPDPACPDGPHAVVDGVDRPARVVELPVGASEDRLVGALDIERALSEGVKAFEPGLLADAHRGVLYVDEVNLLHDHLVDLLLDAAAMGASYVEREGVSVRHAARFLLVGTMNPEEGELRPQLLDRFGLTVEVSASRDPELRVEVVRRRLAYDDDPAGFGARWADEENTLRERIVTARALLPEVRLGDAALLQIAATCAAFEVDGMRADIVMARTATALAAWAGRTDVLAEDVRQAALLALPHRRRRNPFDAPGLDEDKLDDTLEEFKGDDDPDPGPDGPGGGVPPQDGPEEGGEASSEEGEGQSSAAGGGGQQAPVGAAEPFRTKMLSVPGLGEGAAGRRSRARTEHGRTTGSRRPRGALTKLHLAATVQAAAPHQLARGRSGPGLVVRRDDLRQATREGREGNLVLFVVDASGSMAARRRMSAVKGAVLSLLLDAYQRRDKVGLVTFRGTEATVALPPTSSVDAAAARLESLPTGGRTPLAAGLLSAHDVLRVERMRDPARRPLLVVVTDGRATGGPDPVALGGRAARLHAAEGTASVVVDCESGPVRLGLAGQLAADLGGTAVTLDELRADSIAGLVRDVQQGRAA, from the coding sequence ATGAGCACACCCTTTCCGTTCACCGCCGTCGTGGGGATGGACGATCTGCGGCTCGCGCTGCTGCTCAACGCGGTGAGTCCCGCCGTGGGCGGTGTGCTGGTGCGTGGCGAGAAGGGCACCGCCAAGTCCACCGCCGTGCGGGCGCTTTCGGCGCTGCTGCCGGAGGTGTCCGTCGTTCCGGGGTGCCGGTTCAGCTGTGATCCCGCTTCGCCCGATCCCGCGTGCCCCGACGGGCCGCACGCGGTGGTCGACGGGGTGGACAGGCCCGCCCGGGTGGTCGAGCTGCCCGTCGGTGCCTCGGAGGACCGGCTGGTGGGGGCACTGGACATCGAGCGCGCCCTCTCCGAGGGGGTGAAGGCGTTCGAGCCCGGTCTGCTGGCCGACGCGCACCGCGGGGTGCTGTACGTGGACGAAGTCAACCTGCTGCACGACCACTTGGTCGACCTGCTGCTGGACGCGGCTGCCATGGGCGCCTCGTACGTGGAGCGCGAGGGCGTCTCCGTACGGCATGCGGCGCGCTTTTTGCTGGTCGGGACGATGAACCCCGAAGAGGGCGAGCTGCGGCCGCAGTTGCTCGACCGGTTCGGGCTGACGGTGGAGGTGTCGGCCTCGCGTGATCCGGAGCTCCGGGTCGAGGTCGTGCGGCGGCGGCTCGCCTACGACGACGACCCGGCCGGGTTCGGCGCCCGGTGGGCCGACGAGGAGAACACGCTGCGCGAGCGGATCGTGACCGCGCGGGCCCTGCTGCCCGAAGTGCGGCTCGGGGACGCGGCGTTGCTGCAGATCGCCGCCACGTGCGCCGCGTTCGAGGTGGACGGGATGCGCGCGGACATCGTGATGGCGCGGACGGCGACGGCGCTGGCGGCCTGGGCCGGGCGTACGGATGTGCTCGCCGAGGACGTCCGGCAGGCGGCGCTGCTCGCCCTGCCGCACCGGCGGCGGCGTAATCCCTTTGACGCGCCGGGACTTGACGAGGACAAGCTGGACGACACGCTGGAGGAGTTCAAGGGCGACGACGATCCCGACCCTGGTCCGGATGGTCCTGGTGGCGGTGTTCCGCCTCAGGACGGGCCTGAGGAGGGGGGCGAAGCCTCCTCCGAGGAGGGCGAAGGGCAGTCGTCCGCTGCCGGTGGTGGCGGGCAGCAGGCGCCCGTCGGTGCCGCCGAGCCGTTCCGTACGAAGATGCTGAGCGTCCCCGGGCTCGGTGAGGGCGCCGCGGGGCGGCGGTCCCGTGCCCGTACCGAGCACGGCAGGACGACGGGTTCCCGTCGGCCGCGGGGGGCGCTGACCAAGCTGCATCTGGCGGCGACGGTGCAGGCCGCCGCGCCGCATCAGCTGGCGCGTGGCCGCAGCGGTCCCGGGCTTGTGGTGCGCAGGGACGATCTGCGGCAGGCGACCAGGGAGGGGCGTGAGGGGAACCTCGTGCTGTTCGTGGTCGACGCCTCGGGCTCGATGGCGGCGCGGCGGCGGATGAGCGCCGTGAAGGGCGCTGTGCTCTCGCTGCTGCTCGACGCCTACCAGCGGCGCGACAAGGTGGGTCTGGTGACCTTCCGCGGTACGGAGGCGACAGTGGCGCTGCCGCCCACGTCGTCGGTGGACGCGGCGGCGGCCCGTCTTGAATCGCTGCCGACCGGTGGGCGTACCCCGCTCGCCGCCGGGCTGCTGAGCGCCCACGACGTGCTGCGGGTCGAGCGGATGCGGGATCCCGCGCGCCGGCCGCTGCTGGTCGTCGTGACGGACGGCAGGGCGACGGGCGGCCCCGATCCGGTGGCGCTCGGCGGGCGTGCGGCGCGGCTGCACGCGGCGGAGGGTACGGCTTCGGTGGTGGTGGACTGCGAGTCGGGGCCGGTACGGCTGGGGCTCGCTGGGCAGTTGGCCGCCGATCTGGGCGGCACCGCCGTCACGCTCGACGAGCTGCGCGCCGACAGCATCGCCGGGCTGGTCAGGGACGTACAGCAGGGGAGGGCCGCTTAA
- a CDS encoding cobalamin biosynthesis protein: MPGRGSAAERVFAYGATAGLLADLLFADPRRGHPVAAFGRSAGAVERVLWRDHRGWGALHTAVCVAGATGAAALAGRLVRDRRAASVVLTAAATWSVVGGTSLGREARAVGAALSAGDTERARTLLPRLCGRDPQALDERQMARAVVESVAENTSDAVVGALVWGAVAGVPGLVGFRAVNTLDAMVGHKSAAYRRFGWASARLDDVAGWPGARLTAALATAFGGDPRGALRAVRADAARHPSPNAGPVEAAFAGALGVRLGGTLAYGGRVEHRPVLNGAAGRPVEVADIERAVRLSRRVTWLTLGVCAVGRFAVGAGFGAGSRFRSGVVGRRGSI; the protein is encoded by the coding sequence ATGCCTGGCCGCGGTTCAGCCGCCGAGCGGGTCTTCGCCTACGGCGCCACCGCCGGACTCCTGGCCGACCTGCTGTTCGCCGACCCACGGCGGGGACACCCCGTCGCCGCCTTCGGCCGCTCCGCAGGCGCCGTCGAGCGCGTCCTGTGGCGCGACCACCGGGGCTGGGGCGCCCTGCACACGGCGGTGTGTGTCGCGGGCGCCACCGGCGCCGCCGCGCTCGCCGGTCGGCTCGTACGGGACCGGCGCGCCGCGTCCGTCGTCCTGACCGCGGCAGCCACCTGGTCGGTCGTGGGCGGCACATCGCTGGGCCGGGAGGCGCGCGCCGTCGGAGCAGCGCTGAGCGCCGGGGACACCGAGCGGGCCCGTACGCTGCTCCCCCGGCTCTGCGGACGTGATCCGCAGGCCCTGGACGAGCGACAGATGGCCCGCGCCGTGGTCGAGTCCGTCGCCGAGAACACCTCCGACGCCGTGGTGGGCGCGCTCGTGTGGGGCGCGGTCGCCGGGGTGCCGGGACTGGTCGGATTCCGCGCCGTGAACACTCTCGACGCGATGGTCGGCCACAAGTCCGCCGCCTACCGACGCTTCGGCTGGGCCTCGGCCCGGCTCGACGACGTGGCCGGCTGGCCCGGGGCCCGGCTCACCGCCGCGCTGGCGACCGCCTTCGGTGGCGATCCGCGCGGCGCCCTGCGGGCGGTACGCGCCGACGCGGCCCGCCATCCGAGCCCCAACGCGGGCCCGGTGGAGGCGGCGTTCGCCGGTGCGCTGGGGGTACGGCTCGGCGGCACCCTCGCGTACGGCGGCCGGGTCGAGCACCGGCCGGTGCTCAACGGGGCGGCGGGGCGGCCGGTCGAGGTGGCCGACATCGAGCGTGCGGTACGCCTGTCGCGACGCGTCACCTGGCTCACGCTGGGCGTCTGTGCGGTGGGGCGGTTCGCGGTCGGGGCCGGGTTCGGGGCCGGGTCCAGGTTCCGGTCCGGAGTTGTTGGTCGGAGGGGGTCGATATGA